The proteins below come from a single Larimichthys crocea isolate SSNF chromosome XIV, L_crocea_2.0, whole genome shotgun sequence genomic window:
- the LOC104933718 gene encoding GTPase IMAP family member 7-like: MDKSNRRIVILGKTGVGKSSLANTIFREEMFQIGHTVNSETIKCQAGTESVNERSITLIDTPGFFDTNKSEDEMKREIVRCITECAPGPHAFLIVFKVEKFTEQEQAVVNKINKYFSEEAFKYATVVFTHGDQLKEGQTIEDFVHQNEKENKLFSDLMKKCGGRCHVIDNKYWNQNPNHEYRSNQFQVQELLKTIEKMVMENSCYTNKNLQAVEEEIKQEEEKIRYQKSSGNMSEKQIREQAKANASTNLWVRLAGVGTGVLLGALYGGAEVTRSGHSALAVVFSAAVGGMLGGVRGYNAAEGADTPGEAMTTAAGSFMDGVKCASLASYVLKK; encoded by the exons ATGGACA AGTCAAACAGAAGAATTGTCATCTTGGGAAAAACTGGAGTTGGAAAAAGCAGCCTGGCTAACACCATATTTAGAGAAGAAATGTTCCAGATCGGCCATACTGTCAACTCTGAAACAATTAAATGTCAAGCAGGAACCGAATCTGTCAATGAAAGAAGCATCACTCTGATCGACACGCCTGGTTTTTTTGACACAAATAAATCTGAGGATGAGATGAAGCGTGAGATAGTGAGGTGTATCACAGAGTGCGCTCCTGGGCCTCATGCTTTTCTCATTGTGTTTAAAGTGGAGAAATTCACAGAGCAGGAGCAGGCTGTCgtcaacaaaataaacaaatactttTCTGAAGAAGCCTTCAAATATGCAACAGTTGTCTTCACTCATGGTGACCAGCTCAAAGAAGGACAGACAATTGAGGATTTTGTCCAtcagaatgagaaagagaacaAGCTATTCAGTGATCTGATGAAGAAGTGTGGAGGTCGGTGCCATGTCATTGATAATAAATACTGGAACCAAAACCCAAACCATGAATACAGGAGCAACCAGTTCCAGGTGCAGGAGCTGCTTAAGACAATAGAGAAGATGGTGATGGAGAACAGCTGCTACACCAATAAGAATCTACAAGCAGTggaggaagaaataaaacaagaggaggagaagatcaGATATCAGAAGTCATCAGGAAACATGTCAGAGAAACAGATCAGGGAGCAGGCTAAGGCCAATGCATCTACAAATCTCTGGGTCAGATTAGCAGGTGTTGGAACAGGTGTGTTGTTAGGAGCTTTGTATGGTGGAGCAGAGGTGACTAGATCAGGTCATTCAGCATTAGCAGTagttttctctgctgcagtggGAGGGATGTTGGGAGGTGTTAGAGGATATAATGCAGCTGAAGGAGCAGACACACCAGGGGAAGCAATGACAACTGCAGCAGGGTCCTTCATGGATGGTGTCAAATGTGCCTCCCTAGCAAGTTATGTTTTGAAGAAATGA